Genomic window (Roseivirga sp. 4D4):
AGTAAAGCCACTGAAGTTTCTCACAAACATGATGTATGAAGGCTTAAAAGGCTTCTGTGAAAGTGGCATTTCAGCTTCTTCTGGGGTTTTGTCCCCTTTGATAGAATTACAGCGCTTGCAGGCAGTAGCCAGGTTTGTCCAATTGGAACCTCCTCCTCTCGACTTGGGCACTACATGATCGAGGGTTAAGTCTTTATCGCTTCCACAATACAAGCATTGATGAGCATCCCTCTTGAATACATTCTGTCTGGAAAGCATCACACTTTTGAAAGGAATGAAAATGTATTTCTGGAGCCTTATTACCGAGGGGGTTGGATAACTAGAGCCTACCGACCTCATTCTTAGTTTCGGGTCTTCATGAACGAGCTCTGCTTTGTCGAGGTAAATCAAAAGAAATGCCCTTTCTGCCGAACAAACGGATAGTGGGCTATAATCTTGATTTAAAACCAGAACGCGTCTCATGAACTACTTTAACACTCGCTTAACTTTAAATAAATGATGTGTATAATGATTTTGTTCTTGATTGAAGATCCCCTTCTCATCAATTTGGTCAATCCTCACCTTTCCAGAGGCATGAATGACTTCTCCCTCTCCTAAGAGTATCCCTACATGATTCATTTTACCTTCCTTATTGGTAAAGAATGCTAAATCACCCGGTTCATGTTCATCAAACTCAACCTCCTCCCCTTTCATAATCTGTTGGGAGGAATCTCGTGGGAGTCGATAGCCAGACATTCTAAAGACAACTTGGGTAAATCCAGAACAGTCAATTCCAAAAGGTGATCTACCTCCCCATAAATAAGGTGTGTTTTGATACATCTTTGCGGTATTGATCAGGGTAGATACACTCACTTTCTGATGTACACTCTTGGCATTGCCATTAAACACTACATTACCTTCTTCTTTAAAAATGGGGTTATTCAGTAAAGGAAGAATAGCACCACAAGTGATATAGCTCACCTGATGATCAAATAAAATCTTACTGGTCAGTTCAGTACAAATCTTGTATTCACTGCCTTCAATTTGTTCGAAATATTCGGGAGAAATTGGATGATGTTGTTTCAGGTCAATCCAACCTTGGTAATTATCGAAGGCATTCTCGATTTTAATCCAGGCATTATTTTCCGATACTTCAAGCACTGTATAATGTTCACCAAAGAGCAATTGAGAAATCATCTCTGAAGCATCTGAGGGTTCTTCCCTTACAGGAACAATACTCAGTCTTACCACACCATGACTTCCTATTTGCATTGACTAATAATTGATTCTTTCTAAATCTCTTTTTAAGTCCTTCTCTTTGATGGAATCTCGTTTATCGTGGAGTTTCTTTCCTCTACCCAATATAATTTCAAGCTTCGCGAATCCACGATCGGTAATGAAAAGCCTAGTTGGGATGATCGATAAACCCTTTTCTTTAGACTTTTCTCTAAGCTTACTCAGCTCTCTCTTATTTAATAAGAGTTTCCTTTCACGATCACTCTCATGATTGTAATGAGTTCCCTGAGCATAAGGCGCTATATGCAATTGCTTTACAAAGAGCTCCTCTCCTTGAAAGTAGCAAAATGCATCTTGCAAGTTTACCAAGCTTTCACGAATCGATTTAATCTCAGTACCCATTAACTGCATTCCTGCAACATATTTATCCAGAAACTCAAACTCGTAACTGGCCTTTCTATTCTTAATATTTACAGTCTTTGCAAACCGCTGCTT
Coding sequences:
- a CDS encoding HNH endonuclease, encoding MRRVLVLNQDYSPLSVCSAERAFLLIYLDKAELVHEDPKLRMRSVGSSYPTPSVIRLQKYIFIPFKSVMLSRQNVFKRDAHQCLYCGSDKDLTLDHVVPKSRGGGSNWTNLATACKRCNSIKGDKTPEEAEMPLSQKPFKPSYIMFVRNFSGFTSDDWLQYLSLN
- a CDS encoding C40 family peptidase; protein product: MQIGSHGVVRLSIVPVREEPSDASEMISQLLFGEHYTVLEVSENNAWIKIENAFDNYQGWIDLKQHHPISPEYFEQIEGSEYKICTELTSKILFDHQVSYITCGAILPLLNNPIFKEEGNVVFNGNAKSVHQKVSVSTLINTAKMYQNTPYLWGGRSPFGIDCSGFTQVVFRMSGYRLPRDSSQQIMKGEEVEFDEHEPGDLAFFTNKEGKMNHVGILLGEGEVIHASGKVRIDQIDEKGIFNQEQNHYTHHLFKVKRVLK
- the smpB gene encoding SsrA-binding protein SmpB, with translation MAKDKQRFAKTVNIKNRKASYEFEFLDKYVAGMQLMGTEIKSIRESLVNLQDAFCYFQGEELFVKQLHIAPYAQGTHYNHESDRERKLLLNKRELSKLREKSKEKGLSIIPTRLFITDRGFAKLEIILGRGKKLHDKRDSIKEKDLKRDLERINY